One genomic window of Oncorhynchus kisutch isolate 150728-3 linkage group LG24, Okis_V2, whole genome shotgun sequence includes the following:
- the LOC109868938 gene encoding EMILIN-3 — protein MRSRFSQAALQPFILGVFLSLVDTKGTFYGTGHGNPFFGGSHGNRYNLYKAGVNPHYTPGKPMTRHKNHCAYVVQKNITCTTQDGMATYVTAEYTTKCIWGQKCPVVMYRTFYKPKYKVGYKTITELEWRCCPGYSGENCYDGPTSLPDMMPPFRGGAPHRPGTKGYPHGQPRPPLDHKPVPGGDNLEPGRPFPNQPDSRPIPTGQLPTGNSKPNYGYKVGVSGERLDRMEVDLRHLTQGLDILNGVVAGLEDRLRLSLREDTTKMLGSLLSSAPRLSDSSVGFGVIPDGTPDGLKGAEGFPGFGDLAGRVTEVKDELRAKGHMLEEIQGMVLGHDWQLKRMLEAATGRPIPGSGSPSIMDLLDAKLAGVRAEILDGFERRLSGLENHCEERIGEVQRQCHNEHMNGQEKIQQSLDGRETGLREELGTLQAQIQGLTLTESCCGQVNSLSKRVLMLEESVTGLTESQRQLQAALTDQTIHIETLIEARLENMDARLNATESGEVGVARVPWDLDGFKTLEDKLKALENRVFVAVEELRNATAPALLEGQVVPALETEIESVRRRVEGDLDGIQKQLTDLELLCTSSCSPATTPEGGTGTGLAEEECEEVEKKVSGRLDSHADQLDHLNTTLQTLLNRIAQEDEEGSVQGEITLLKINVNSVNRTLKGLRDSVSLFTKGVGQANATWTHRENQLATEVQGITKLVGRQASLLGAGERRLAQLKGELVGLRRRLAGELQGCWSTALGVQREVKEVDSRVSQVEGQCGSLGELADHLERIRAELERHSDSYLSQVNGTLASHSTQLAELKGEIKDCVGKGSANHRGDQ, from the exons ATGAGGTCCAGGTTTTCTCAAGCTGCTCTGCAGCCCTTTATTCTAGGAGTGTTCCTGTCACTGGTGGACACCAAAGGAACCTTCTATGGAACAGGCCATGGGAACCCGTTCTTTGGAGGAAGTCATGGCAACAGATACAACCTGTACAAGGCTGGAGTCAACCCACACTACACCCCAGGAAAACCCATGACCCGCCACAA aAACCACTGTGCGTATGTGGTCCAGAAGAACATCACGTGTACGACGCAGGACGGTATGGCCACTTACGTGACGGCAGAGTACACGACCAAGTGCATCTGGGGGCAGAAGTGTCCTGTCGTCAT GTACCGGACCTTCTACAAGCCTAAATACAAGGTGGGTTATAAAACCATCACTGAGCTGGAGTGGAGGTGCTGTCCTGGCTACTCTGGAGAGAACTGTTACGATGGACCCACCTCCCTGCCCGATATGATGCCCCCCTTCAGGGGTGGTGCCCCCCACCGCCCAGGAACGAAGGGATACCCTCACGGGCAGCCCAGACCCCCCTTGGACCACAAACCTGTCCCTGGGGGGGATAATTTGGAGCCTGGGAGGCCCTTCCCAAATCAGCCTGATAGTAGACCCATTCCCACTGGACAACTTCCCACCGGGAACAGCAAACCCAACTATG gTTATAAGGTTGGTGTTAGTGGAGAGCGTCTGGACCGTATGGAGGTGGACCTACGTCACCTAACCCAGGGTCTGGACATTCTGAACGGGGTGGTGGCTGGCCTGGAGGACCGTCTGCGCCTCTCTCTCCGGGAGGATACCACCAAGATGCTGGGCTCCCTGCTCTCCAGTGCCCCCCGTCTCTCTGACTCTTCCGTTGGCTTCGGGGTTATCCCAGACGGGACCCCAGACGGCCTGAAGGGGGCAGAGGGTTTCCCCGGGTTTGGGGATCTGGCTGGGAGGGTGACGGAGGTGAAGGATGAGCTCAGAGCCAAGGGACACATGCTGGAGGAGATACAG GGTATGGTTCTGGGCCATGACTGGCAGCTGAAGAGGATGTTGGAGGCTGCGACCGGCAGGCCCATCCCTGGATCGGGCTCTCCCTCCATCATGGACCTGCTGGATGCTAAGCTTGCTGGGGTCCGCGCTGAGATCCTGGACGGCTTCGAGAGGCGTCTGTCTGGCCTGGAGAACCACTgtgaggagaggataggagaggtcCAGAGACAGTGTCATAATGAACACATGAACGGACAGGAAAAGATTCAGCAGTCACTGGACGGCAGAGAGACTGGCCTGAGAGAGGAGCTGGGTACTCTGCAGGCCCAAATACAGGGACTGACCCTCACTGAGAGCTGCTGCGGACAG GTGAACAGCCTGTCCAAGCGGGTGTTGATGCTAGAGGAGTCAGTGACGGGGTTAACAGAGTCTCAGCGCCAGCTCCAGGCTGCTCTCACTGACCAGACTATCCACATCGAGACCCTGATAGAGGCCCGTCTGGAGAACATGGATGCCCGGCTCAATGCCACAGAGTCTGGGGAAGTAGGGGTTGCCAGGGTGCCTTGGGACCTGGACGGCTTCAAGACCCTGGAGGACAAGCTGAAGGCCCTGGAGAACAGGGTGTTTGTGGCCGTGGAAGAGCTGAGAAACGCCACCGCCCCAGCTCTGCTGGAGGGTCAGGTGGTGCCCGCCctggagacagagatagagtcagtcaggaggagggtggagggagacctGGACGGCATCCAGAAACAGCTCACAGACCTGGAGCTCCTCTGCACCTCCTCCTGCTCCCCTGCAACTACCCCTGAAGGAGGCACGGGGACAGGCCTAGCggaggaggagtgtgaggaggtgGAGAAGAAGGTGTCAGGTCGTCTGGACTCCCACGCCGACCAGCTAGACCATCTCAACACCACGCTGCAGACCCTTCTGAACCGTATCGCCCAGGAGGATGAGGAAGGCTCTGTCCAAGGAGAGATCACCCTCCTCAAGATCAATGTCAACTCTGTCAACCGCACCCTGAAGGGTCTGAGGGACTCTGTTAGCTTGTTCACTAAGGGAGTGGGCCAAGCTAATGCCACATGGACACACAGGGAGAACCAGCTAGCCACCGAGGTCCAGGGCATCACTAAGCTGGTGGGGCGCCAGGCCTCCCTCCTAGGGGCCGGGGAGCGCCGACTAGCCCAGCTGAAGGGGGAACTGGTGGGCCTGAGGAGGAGGCTGGCCGGAGAGCTGCAGGGCTGCTGGAGCACGGCCCTTGGGGTTCAGAGGGAGGTGAAGGAGGTGGATAGTCGTGTGTCCCAGGTGGAGGGACAGTGTGGCAGCCTGGGGGAGCTGGCGGACCACCTGGAGAGGATCAGAGCAGAGCTGGAGAGACACTCTGACTCGTACCTGTCACAGGTGAATGGAACGCTGGCCAGTCACTCTACACAGCTAGCCGAGCTGAAGGGAGAGATCAAAGACTGTGTTGGGAAGGGTTCAGCCAATCATAGGGGAGACCAGTAG